A section of the Sulfurovum riftiae genome encodes:
- a CDS encoding c-type cytochrome, which produces MRNTVWAISLGAVLLLSGCGGEKKDSATEKAASAAGIVVTEGAVKSLEKEGKSKENSGQFYYSYNKEKTGDDYNSEETKVRTELDAYRDIRSPYERVQITLMIQQLSPDYRLLCSACHDDYANGVIGPALLDKNATFIFNQIIAFKTGEKKNALMKELVNRIEEERLQNIAKEIERFNREIKEMRSKQ; this is translated from the coding sequence ATGCGTAATACAGTATGGGCCATCTCTCTGGGAGCAGTGCTGCTTTTGAGCGGCTGTGGCGGAGAGAAGAAAGATTCGGCCACAGAAAAAGCGGCAAGTGCCGCAGGGATCGTCGTAACAGAAGGAGCAGTAAAATCCCTGGAAAAAGAGGGGAAGTCCAAAGAGAACAGCGGGCAGTTCTACTACTCTTACAACAAAGAGAAAACAGGTGATGACTACAACTCCGAAGAGACGAAGGTCAGAACGGAGCTTGATGCCTACAGGGATATCAGGTCTCCGTATGAGCGTGTACAGATCACACTGATGATCCAGCAGCTCAGCCCCGACTATCGTCTCTTGTGTTCCGCCTGTCACGATGACTATGCGAACGGGGTCATAGGGCCGGCCCTTTTGGACAAGAATGCGACATTCATCTTCAATCAGATCATAGCGTTTAAGACCGGAGAGAAGAAGAATGCACTGATGAAAGAGTTGGTGAACCGTATTGAAGAAGAGAGATTGCAGAATATTGCAAAAGAGATAGAGAGATTCAACAGAGAAATCAAAGAGATGAGGAGTAAACAGTAA
- a CDS encoding 4Fe-4S dicluster domain-containing protein, whose protein sequence is MEEKVQKTVSKEEQKRRKFMKQIAGFGVLGLAAAGGIWAAKDFKATKGRLRPPGAVPEDQYLSMCIKCGQCLQVCPYDSILLEDIDGKAGVGTAYIDPLARGCYLCEAFPCVLACPTGALDHEANVIEKVHMGMAIVVNESACIALDNQKVTADMIGRIYDHTKVITPEERQSRKVEIFDNDPEKVKLQKELLQKLSAQEGKSCALCAELCPYEPDPSQAIGMIAKDGGLFPEIREACIGCGACVELCPTKVLQILPYATYAEVYEKNKGSNNA, encoded by the coding sequence ATGGAAGAGAAAGTACAGAAAACTGTTTCAAAAGAGGAGCAGAAAAGGCGCAAGTTCATGAAGCAGATTGCCGGTTTCGGTGTACTGGGCCTTGCTGCGGCAGGCGGTATCTGGGCTGCCAAGGATTTCAAGGCCACAAAAGGCAGGCTGCGTCCTCCCGGAGCTGTACCTGAGGACCAGTATCTCTCAATGTGTATCAAGTGCGGCCAGTGCCTGCAGGTCTGTCCTTATGATTCCATTTTATTGGAAGATATAGACGGCAAAGCAGGGGTAGGGACAGCCTATATCGATCCGTTGGCAAGGGGATGCTATCTTTGCGAGGCTTTCCCCTGTGTATTGGCCTGTCCGACGGGTGCGCTCGATCATGAAGCCAATGTAATAGAGAAGGTGCATATGGGAATGGCGATCGTGGTGAACGAGAGTGCCTGTATCGCCCTGGACAACCAGAAAGTGACGGCTGACATGATCGGCCGTATTTATGACCATACGAAAGTGATCACTCCTGAGGAGCGTCAGAGCAGGAAAGTGGAGATCTTCGACAACGATCCCGAAAAGGTCAAACTGCAGAAGGAGCTTTTGCAGAAACTGAGTGCCCAGGAGGGCAAGAGCTGTGCACTGTGTGCCGAGCTTTGTCCTTACGAGCCGGACCCGAGTCAGGCAATAGGTATGATCGCCAAAGATGGAGGGCTCTTTCCGGAGATACGGGAAGCCTGTATCGGATGCGGTGCCTGTGTGGAACTCTGTCCAACCAAGGTCCTGCAGATACTTCCGTATGCAACGTATGCAGAGGTATATGAAAAAAACAAAGGAAGTAACAATGCGTAA
- a CDS encoding TonB-dependent receptor — protein sequence MKNGIYLSIVCAVSLYAAEAELGTIDVEAKVDTEVVKDVHGEDIRSADVADALMKQSPSVTLVRRSGIANDIIVRGQKKDNINVTIDGAKIYGACPNRMDPPISHVLANNIDYITIDDGPYDVENFGALSANVDVETLKPTKEFHGDVNLNFGSWDYKKASAMVSGGTDRIRFLLSASAERGGQYEDGEGNDFAQQIDNYIADNLNGDPVHDKKLKAQAFLPQYRDMDAFTKKTVLAKVFWDITDNQQLQLSYTGNRSDDVLYPTTPMDALYDDSNIYNAKYTLKDLGRYSKVLDIQLYKSDVDHPMSNIYRKASKMMPMKNWLTTDTQGARIKNEFDLDNHELTVGLDYSLRNWDGAYYGKNDMYKGVSIPDVDTENIAFFAKDKIHFDKFEVDLGLRYDDTSVEPGLGNLPSNDYNALNGNILLTYLVDENTKLYGGVGHSSRVPDGRELYFQKAGKVLGTPTLDLVTNTEFDIGAETQFEDATLKAKFFYSDLGDFIFYNANKMINRFENMDATLYGFEVSGTYVMTETIYLDGAVSYQRGEKDYPLSGQSGTNMPEIPPMKLIAGINFEETDNYLLRAEVVAASAWDEYDTDNGEQYLSGYGVVNLKGSKTFADHFEVTVGIDNLFDKTYAVSNTYEDLTLISGGGEVMLMNEPGRYVYTNLRYKF from the coding sequence ATGAAGAATGGGATTTATCTCTCTATAGTCTGTGCCGTGTCACTGTACGCAGCAGAAGCAGAACTGGGAACGATCGATGTAGAAGCCAAAGTCGATACGGAAGTGGTCAAGGATGTACATGGGGAAGATATAAGGTCAGCGGATGTTGCTGATGCCTTGATGAAGCAATCACCTTCTGTGACACTGGTGCGAAGAAGCGGGATCGCGAACGACATTATCGTCAGAGGGCAGAAAAAGGATAACATCAATGTAACGATAGACGGGGCGAAGATCTATGGGGCATGCCCGAACAGAATGGATCCTCCCATTTCCCATGTTCTGGCAAACAATATTGACTATATTACTATAGATGACGGCCCTTATGATGTGGAAAATTTCGGTGCTTTGAGTGCGAATGTGGATGTTGAAACGCTGAAGCCTACCAAGGAATTCCATGGGGATGTGAATTTGAACTTCGGAAGTTGGGACTATAAAAAAGCTTCAGCGATGGTCAGCGGCGGTACAGACCGTATCCGGTTTCTTTTAAGTGCTTCTGCAGAGCGCGGAGGACAGTATGAAGACGGAGAGGGGAATGATTTTGCACAGCAGATCGATAACTATATTGCCGATAATCTGAATGGCGACCCTGTACATGACAAAAAACTGAAAGCACAGGCATTTCTGCCCCAATATCGCGATATGGATGCCTTTACCAAAAAAACCGTTCTGGCAAAAGTGTTCTGGGATATCACGGACAACCAGCAGCTTCAACTGAGCTATACCGGAAACAGAAGTGATGATGTCCTTTACCCTACTACACCGATGGATGCGCTTTATGACGACTCCAATATCTACAATGCAAAGTATACGCTTAAAGATCTGGGACGTTACTCCAAAGTGCTTGATATCCAGCTTTATAAATCGGATGTGGATCATCCTATGAGCAATATCTACAGAAAAGCTTCAAAGATGATGCCAATGAAGAACTGGCTTACCACAGACACCCAGGGTGCAAGGATCAAGAATGAGTTCGATCTCGATAACCACGAGCTGACTGTCGGTCTGGATTACAGTTTACGTAACTGGGATGGTGCCTATTATGGGAAGAACGATATGTATAAGGGGGTGAGTATCCCGGATGTCGATACGGAGAATATTGCATTTTTCGCCAAAGACAAAATACATTTTGACAAGTTCGAGGTCGATCTTGGATTGAGGTATGACGATACATCGGTAGAACCGGGACTGGGCAATCTGCCGAGCAATGACTACAATGCATTGAACGGAAATATCCTTTTGACCTATCTTGTGGATGAAAATACGAAACTGTATGGAGGCGTGGGTCATTCTTCAAGAGTACCGGACGGGCGTGAACTTTACTTTCAAAAAGCTGGGAAAGTGCTGGGAACCCCTACGCTCGATCTTGTGACCAATACGGAATTTGACATTGGTGCAGAGACCCAGTTCGAAGATGCGACATTGAAAGCCAAATTCTTTTACAGTGACCTGGGTGACTTCATTTTCTACAATGCGAACAAGATGATCAACCGCTTTGAAAACATGGATGCGACCCTATATGGTTTTGAAGTGAGCGGAACGTATGTGATGACAGAAACGATATATCTGGATGGTGCAGTTTCTTACCAGAGAGGGGAAAAAGACTATCCTCTAAGCGGACAGAGCGGTACGAATATGCCTGAGATCCCGCCAATGAAACTGATCGCAGGGATCAACTTCGAAGAGACCGATAACTATCTGCTACGTGCCGAAGTCGTTGCTGCAAGTGCATGGGATGAGTATGATACAGATAATGGTGAACAGTATCTGTCTGGGTATGGAGTGGTCAATCTCAAAGGAAGCAAGACTTTCGCTGATCATTTCGAGGTCACTGTCGGGATCGACAACCTGTTTGACAAAACCTATGCCGTTTCAAATACCTATGAGGATCTGACACTGATCTCTGGTGGAGGAGAAGTGATGCTCATGAACGAACCAGGACGTTACGTCTATACGAATCTTAGATATAAATTCTAA
- the nosZ gene encoding Sec-dependent nitrous-oxide reductase — MSYKLSKLTSLVLGSALSVTTLFGAGAIDDVMKERGLTQADLLAAAKTYTPSGGRDKYIVFSSGGQSGQIMVYGVPSMRILKYIGVFTPEPWQGWGYDDDTKKVLAQGNIRGKTITWGDTHHPGLSETDGKYDGKWLVINDKANPRLAVIDLSDFVTKQIVVNPVFKSDHGGAFFTPNSEYILEACQYAAPLDNNYHPIEEYKETYRGGVTVWKFDHEKGKIIPEQSFTIEMPPYMQDLSDAGKAASNGWGFTNSFNSEMYTGGIEKGLPPFEAGMSRNDTDFLHMYNWKKLAELAKDDKNVKIVNGHRVIPMDVAVKNDALFLIPEPKSPHGVDVSPDGKLIVVCGKLDTHATVYDFDKLMNAIKNKEYAGKDPYGIPILDLKKTMHCQAELGLGPLHNQYGKNWKDGEIYTSLYVDSQVVKWNYKTCKVEDRQNVNYNIGHLCGMEGKSADPQGDYIIALNKLAIDRFNEIGPLHPQNHQLIDIRGKKMQLLYDMPVPLGEPHQAVAIRADKLHTHVRYKMGTNAFTGEIHEGKTLAGQEKIVRKGNHVYVYGTVVRSHINPERVTVNKGDTVTFYLTNLERAEDETHGFTVDTYNVHTSLEPGKTVAVTFKADLEGVFPYYCTEFCSALHLEMMGYLMVKDPNKKYTAAKKLKMAAMSPEQLKKEYDQTVAVNDATDKVIQSVVKFLKENHYEKYPTIKALVTDALDQYGKIPEQKKQADAAVKAGDLEKAILFENMIWQYMVKTADVGIRAKDLLVKKVAKPMSEAAKRGEAAYLEGGCNGCHVIGKVSSGPDLTGVLQRHENAEKWVSEWIMHPETMYDNDYIKSMVNYFNLRMPNQGMTEQQTKDIIEYLKWIDENANLF, encoded by the coding sequence ATGAGCTACAAGTTAAGCAAATTGACATCGCTTGTCCTTGGTTCGGCACTGAGTGTGACCACACTTTTCGGTGCAGGGGCTATTGATGATGTGATGAAAGAGAGAGGTTTGACGCAGGCTGACCTGTTGGCAGCAGCAAAAACCTATACGCCAAGCGGCGGACGTGACAAGTATATCGTTTTCAGTTCCGGCGGACAGTCCGGACAGATTATGGTATACGGTGTACCGTCAATGAGAATTCTCAAATACATCGGTGTATTTACACCTGAACCTTGGCAGGGATGGGGTTATGATGATGACACCAAAAAGGTACTTGCACAGGGTAACATCAGAGGCAAGACGATCACATGGGGTGATACACACCACCCGGGACTTTCTGAAACAGACGGTAAATACGATGGTAAATGGCTGGTCATCAACGACAAGGCCAACCCGAGACTTGCGGTCATCGACCTGAGTGACTTCGTTACGAAGCAGATCGTTGTTAACCCGGTCTTCAAATCAGACCATGGTGGGGCATTCTTTACACCGAATTCCGAGTATATCCTCGAAGCATGCCAGTATGCTGCACCGCTTGATAACAACTATCACCCGATCGAAGAGTATAAAGAGACCTATCGTGGCGGTGTAACTGTTTGGAAGTTCGACCATGAAAAAGGTAAGATCATTCCAGAGCAGTCATTCACGATAGAAATGCCTCCATATATGCAGGATCTTTCAGATGCCGGTAAAGCTGCGAGTAATGGTTGGGGATTCACTAACTCATTCAACTCCGAGATGTATACGGGCGGTATCGAAAAAGGTCTTCCTCCGTTTGAAGCGGGTATGAGCCGTAACGATACGGACTTCCTTCATATGTACAACTGGAAGAAGCTGGCTGAACTTGCAAAAGATGACAAGAATGTGAAGATCGTTAATGGACACAGAGTCATCCCTATGGATGTAGCGGTTAAAAATGACGCGCTTTTCCTCATTCCTGAGCCAAAATCACCGCACGGTGTGGATGTTTCTCCGGACGGTAAGCTTATCGTTGTCTGTGGTAAACTTGACACACATGCGACAGTTTATGATTTTGACAAATTGATGAATGCGATCAAGAACAAAGAGTATGCAGGAAAAGATCCGTACGGTATTCCTATTCTTGACCTCAAGAAAACAATGCACTGTCAGGCAGAGTTGGGCCTTGGGCCGTTACACAACCAGTACGGTAAGAACTGGAAAGACGGTGAGATCTATACCTCTCTCTATGTTGACAGCCAGGTTGTCAAATGGAACTACAAGACCTGTAAAGTAGAAGACAGACAGAATGTTAACTACAACATCGGTCACCTTTGTGGTATGGAAGGTAAATCTGCAGATCCTCAGGGTGACTACATCATTGCACTGAACAAACTTGCGATTGACAGATTTAACGAGATCGGGCCATTGCACCCTCAGAACCACCAGTTGATCGATATCCGTGGTAAGAAGATGCAGTTGCTTTACGATATGCCGGTACCTCTTGGAGAGCCTCACCAGGCTGTTGCCATCAGAGCGGACAAGTTGCATACACACGTACGTTATAAAATGGGTACCAATGCCTTTACAGGTGAGATCCATGAAGGTAAGACACTTGCAGGTCAGGAGAAGATTGTTAGAAAAGGGAACCATGTCTATGTATATGGAACAGTGGTCAGATCACATATCAACCCTGAGCGTGTAACAGTGAACAAAGGCGATACGGTAACATTCTATCTTACGAACCTCGAAAGAGCGGAAGATGAAACACACGGATTTACAGTAGATACATATAACGTTCACACTTCACTCGAGCCTGGTAAAACGGTAGCGGTTACATTCAAGGCAGACCTTGAAGGTGTATTCCCTTACTACTGTACAGAGTTCTGTTCTGCACTACACCTTGAGATGATGGGTTACCTGATGGTAAAAGATCCGAACAAGAAGTATACAGCAGCGAAGAAACTCAAAATGGCAGCAATGAGTCCTGAACAGCTCAAGAAAGAGTATGACCAGACTGTAGCAGTGAATGATGCAACAGACAAAGTCATCCAGAGTGTTGTGAAGTTCCTTAAAGAAAACCATTATGAGAAGTATCCTACTATCAAAGCCTTGGTGACAGATGCACTGGATCAGTACGGTAAGATCCCAGAGCAGAAGAAGCAGGCAGATGCTGCTGTGAAAGCAGGAGATCTCGAGAAAGCGATCCTGTTCGAGAATATGATCTGGCAGTACATGGTTAAGACAGCCGATGTTGGTATTAGAGCGAAAGACCTTCTGGTCAAGAAAGTAGCCAAGCCAATGAGTGAAGCTGCTAAGCGTGGTGAAGCTGCATACCTCGAAGGTGGATGTAACGGATGTCACGTTATCGGTAAAGTATCTTCTGGTCCAGACCTTACAGGTGTACTCCAGAGACATGAAAATGCTGAGAAATGGGTATCTGAGTGGATCATGCATCCTGAAACAATGTATGACAATGACTATATCAAATCTATGGTCAACTACTTCAACCTTCGTATGCCTAACCAGGGTATGACAGAGCAGCAGACAAAAGATATCATTGAATATCTTAAGTGGATTGATGAGAACGCAAACCTCTTCTAA
- a CDS encoding cytochrome C: MSSLAKARIFTLLALGILLYWFVIPAVFTHNVVEMGRQGKGDQLSDLTIKTWDYYQDGRYVSPNIPKEDANNLKKMIEDDMELNVVTAPIWYVSLEAPNYPKDAFPEGIPVFYHFDGFSGDVHEMNTINHYIGMDPMERGAPYLRMLAPYALIFVAWIMVMFMIYNNRIWNLLMLVPVALPVVFIGFYSYWLYWFGHHMHDWGAFKIKPFTPTVFGDGKVAQFTTHSYPTLGFWLLVAMSVLSILALAAKRKYQKSQQEA, from the coding sequence ATGAGTTCTTTGGCAAAAGCAAGAATTTTTACATTGCTGGCATTGGGCATACTGCTCTACTGGTTCGTTATTCCGGCAGTATTTACCCATAATGTTGTAGAGATGGGACGACAGGGTAAAGGAGACCAGCTCTCTGATCTTACCATCAAGACCTGGGATTATTATCAGGACGGAAGGTATGTTTCTCCGAATATTCCGAAAGAGGATGCGAACAATCTCAAAAAGATGATCGAAGACGATATGGAGCTGAATGTGGTGACCGCACCGATCTGGTACGTGTCGCTCGAAGCACCGAACTATCCCAAGGATGCATTTCCCGAAGGGATACCGGTCTTTTACCACTTCGACGGATTCTCCGGTGATGTACATGAAATGAACACGATCAACCACTACATCGGAATGGATCCTATGGAGAGAGGCGCACCGTACCTTCGTATGCTGGCACCGTATGCCCTCATCTTTGTGGCATGGATCATGGTGATGTTCATGATCTACAACAACAGGATATGGAATCTTCTGATGCTGGTCCCTGTGGCACTGCCAGTGGTATTCATCGGTTTCTATTCGTACTGGCTCTACTGGTTCGGACACCATATGCATGACTGGGGAGCGTTCAAGATCAAACCGTTCACACCTACGGTATTTGGGGATGGAAAGGTCGCACAGTTCACGACACACTCCTATCCGACACTCGGTTTCTGGCTGCTTGTAGCAATGAGTGTGCTGAGTATTCTGGCGCTGGCGGCAAAACGAAAATATCAGAAAAGTCAGCAAGAAGCCTAA
- a CDS encoding c-type cytochrome: MKHILAAIATVLALGAMFIVYQSDKEVNKVEEISKMIAKTEVKVQLDTAPTAAQEAAVETMSKAEIEQEQAKKKKELDEKLQALKNKAGNVAAFSVSPLYKQKCSSCHGVNGEGIIGPKLIGLSAEKVYKDLEEFKSGTRKNYVMYGLLSKMDESQMKELSDEIGSFEQKLKEQQQ, translated from the coding sequence ATGAAACATATATTAGCAGCAATTGCAACGGTACTTGCACTGGGAGCGATGTTTATAGTCTATCAATCGGACAAAGAGGTGAACAAAGTCGAAGAGATCAGCAAAATGATCGCCAAGACAGAGGTGAAGGTCCAGCTTGATACAGCACCGACCGCTGCACAGGAAGCGGCTGTGGAGACTATGAGCAAAGCCGAGATCGAACAGGAGCAGGCAAAAAAGAAAAAAGAGTTGGATGAAAAGCTTCAGGCTCTTAAGAACAAAGCGGGTAACGTTGCCGCGTTCAGTGTAAGCCCTCTTTACAAACAGAAATGTTCTTCCTGTCACGGTGTCAACGGTGAAGGGATCATCGGTCCGAAACTTATCGGTCTTAGTGCAGAAAAGGTCTATAAAGACCTTGAAGAGTTCAAGTCGGGTACAAGAAAGAATTATGTGATGTACGGATTGCTCAGCAAGATGGATGAGAGCCAGATGAAAGAGCTGTCAGATGAGATCGGTTCATTCGAACAGAAGCTGAAAGAACAGCAGCAGTAA
- a CDS encoding NapH/MauN family ferredoxin-type protein — protein MDRYNGSVKELINAPLLSTLYYKTQEGKLRLTLRAWRWLSIIIINILFFLSFHIDLQMLEGTLNGSRLFGFHLIDPFTALEIFAAEHHFHTNVIIGTVTLVIFYFLVGGKAYCSWVCPYGLLSEIGERMHQILVRKKIIKDHKFTPNVRFVFWVIFLAAAAIDGYLVFEVINPIGYISRAITYGWSLALVWVLVVLFIEIFYSRRAWCKYICPVGTTYNMLGWVSMTKVKWDMDKCDHCGACLDACFEDHVLQFIKPKHDKERKEKGVNTQLVVNGDCTLCGRCFDVCHTDAYNYDFRLKDLV, from the coding sequence ATGGACAGATATAACGGTAGCGTCAAAGAGCTGATCAATGCACCGCTCCTGAGTACCCTGTATTATAAAACACAGGAGGGTAAGTTAAGATTGACCCTCCGGGCATGGAGATGGTTGAGTATCATCATTATCAATATACTCTTTTTTCTCTCTTTTCATATCGACCTGCAGATGCTCGAAGGGACACTGAACGGCTCAAGACTGTTCGGGTTTCACCTTATAGACCCTTTTACCGCATTGGAGATCTTTGCTGCGGAGCATCATTTTCATACGAATGTGATCATCGGAACGGTAACACTGGTCATCTTCTATTTTCTGGTGGGAGGGAAGGCTTACTGCTCATGGGTCTGCCCCTATGGCCTTCTCAGTGAGATCGGAGAACGTATGCATCAGATCCTTGTACGAAAGAAGATCATCAAAGACCATAAATTCACTCCCAATGTACGTTTTGTTTTCTGGGTGATCTTTTTGGCAGCAGCGGCCATAGACGGCTATCTTGTATTTGAAGTGATCAACCCTATCGGCTATATCAGCCGTGCGATCACCTATGGTTGGAGTCTGGCGTTGGTATGGGTGCTTGTTGTGCTTTTCATAGAGATATTCTACTCCAGAAGAGCCTGGTGTAAATATATCTGTCCTGTAGGAACGACCTACAACATGCTTGGATGGGTCAGTATGACCAAAGTCAAGTGGGATATGGACAAATGTGACCACTGTGGTGCCTGTCTGGATGCTTGTTTTGAGGATCATGTGCTACAATTCATTAAACCGAAACATGACAAAGAGCGTAAAGAGAAGGGTGTCAATACCCAGCTTGTTGTCAATGGTGACTGTACATTGTGCGGGCGCTGCTTCGATGTATGCCATACAGATGCATACAATTATGACTTTAGATTGAAGGATCTTGTATAA
- a CDS encoding energy transducer TonB, with amino-acid sequence MVKHRHLISFLLTTLLYAMLFGSYFYLMTTYILDDRQAQDSAIQLSLTEFVPEVLPAAEEPEEEEVVEEEPEPEPEPIVKEEPVVEEVIPEPVPPKVIPKPIVKKPEVKKKKKPKKKKKKKVKKRSAVSTSRGIKRQGSGHASTAQKNRFLATVRQRINRNKSYPRIAKKRGMQGSVKVRFTILRNGNVGHISISGPKVFHSSARKAIKKSFPISTKNVPVSLPKTVNLTLRYQLR; translated from the coding sequence GTGGTCAAACATCGGCATCTGATATCCTTTTTGCTTACCACACTTCTGTATGCCATGCTTTTTGGAAGTTATTTTTACCTGATGACCACCTACATTCTCGATGACCGGCAGGCACAGGACAGTGCCATCCAACTTTCCCTTACCGAATTCGTTCCCGAAGTGCTACCTGCAGCAGAAGAGCCGGAAGAAGAGGAGGTTGTCGAAGAGGAGCCTGAACCGGAACCTGAGCCGATTGTCAAAGAGGAACCGGTCGTTGAAGAGGTCATTCCCGAACCTGTTCCTCCCAAAGTCATCCCCAAACCGATCGTAAAAAAACCGGAGGTCAAAAAGAAGAAAAAGCCCAAAAAGAAAAAAAAGAAAAAAGTCAAAAAACGTTCGGCGGTCAGTACGAGCAGGGGAATCAAGCGGCAGGGAAGCGGTCATGCCAGCACAGCACAGAAGAACCGTTTTTTGGCTACGGTAAGACAGCGGATCAACAGGAACAAAAGCTATCCGCGTATTGCCAAAAAGCGTGGGATGCAGGGCTCCGTGAAAGTACGATTCACCATTCTGCGCAACGGGAATGTCGGCCATATCTCCATCAGCGGTCCGAAAGTGTTCCATTCTTCGGCCCGAAAGGCCATCAAGAAGTCATTTCCGATCAGTACGAAAAATGTACCGGTCTCTTTGCCCAAAACAGTCAATTTGACACTGAGGTATCAGCTCAGATAA
- a CDS encoding nitrous oxide reductase family maturation protein NosD, translated as MIKKIIAFTIAISSLSLAGNVLQEAIDKAQPGSRLELPAGIYRGNIVIDKPLIIDGKDQKAVIEGDGKGTVITIVSSGVTVKNLIIRHSGEAHEKVDAGISMKKVTQCHVENNKIVDCLFGIDMAEVTKSEINGNYIESKPFDLGIRGDGIRLWYSNDNHLSGNHLYKSRDFVVWYSHGNLIEKNRGEYGRYSLHFMYTGKNIVKDNRYKHNSVGIFFMYSRDTIATGNLIQNSLGTTGLGIGMKDASNFTLRDNTIIYCARGMFIDRSPYEPDETNLIEGNRIIYNSEGIHFHSLSLHNKFLNNIFKGNIENVVNDSYNTKVTENFFDGNYWDDYEGFDKNGDGIGDGAYNYYAYADKVWLLNPNVKFFYGSPVISILNFLAKLAPFSEPVLLLSDEHPKMYEGQV; from the coding sequence ATGATAAAAAAGATCATAGCTTTCACTATTGCGATAAGTTCTCTGTCTCTGGCAGGCAATGTATTGCAGGAAGCTATTGACAAGGCACAGCCGGGTTCACGTCTGGAACTGCCAGCGGGTATCTACCGGGGCAATATCGTCATAGACAAACCGCTGATCATAGATGGGAAAGACCAAAAGGCTGTCATCGAAGGTGACGGCAAAGGGACCGTGATCACAATTGTGAGTTCGGGTGTGACGGTAAAGAACCTCATTATCCGGCACAGTGGTGAAGCACATGAGAAGGTGGATGCCGGCATATCGATGAAAAAGGTGACACAGTGTCATGTAGAGAACAACAAAATCGTTGACTGTCTTTTCGGTATCGATATGGCCGAAGTGACCAAGTCTGAGATTAACGGAAACTATATCGAGTCAAAACCTTTTGACCTGGGTATACGTGGAGACGGCATACGCCTTTGGTACAGCAATGACAACCATCTGAGCGGCAACCATCTCTACAAGTCACGTGACTTCGTTGTATGGTACTCGCATGGGAACCTTATAGAGAAGAACCGGGGTGAATATGGCAGATACTCGCTGCATTTCATGTATACGGGTAAGAATATCGTCAAGGATAACCGCTACAAGCACAACTCTGTAGGGATATTCTTCATGTATTCGCGTGATACGATCGCAACGGGGAATCTGATACAGAATTCCCTGGGAACGACAGGACTTGGTATCGGAATGAAAGATGCAAGTAATTTCACGCTCAGGGACAATACCATTATCTATTGTGCCAGAGGGATGTTCATTGACCGCTCGCCCTATGAACCCGATGAGACGAACCTGATAGAGGGGAACAGGATCATTTACAACAGTGAAGGGATCCACTTTCACTCTTTGAGCCTGCATAACAAATTCCTGAACAATATCTTCAAGGGCAATATTGAGAACGTGGTCAATGACTCCTACAATACCAAAGTGACGGAAAACTTCTTTGACGGGAACTACTGGGATGACTATGAAGGATTTGACAAGAATGGCGACGGCATAGGTGACGGTGCGTACAACTATTATGCGTATGCGGACAAGGTGTGGCTGCTCAACCCCAATGTGAAGTTCTTTTACGGGTCCCCGGTGATCTCTATATTGAATTTTCTTGCAAAACTGGCTCCTTTTTCGGAACCGGTACTGCTGTTGAGTGACGAACACCCCAAAATGTATGAAGGACAGGTATAG